Genomic segment of bacterium:
TTCTACAAGTACATTAACAACAGCAGGAGAAAGAAATGCAGGAAGCGTAGGCCCAAGCCTTATGCCCTTAAACCCGAGATATAGAAGAGCAAGAAGAACTGCAACCGCTTTCTGCTCATACCATGCTATATCAAAGGAGATGGGCAGGTCATTTACATTTTCCATACCGAAGATTTCTTTGAGTTTAAGGGCAATAACTGCAAGTGAGTAGGAGTCGTTGCACTGGCCTGCATCCAGAACTCTTGGTATTCCTCCGATTTCTCCGAGGTTTAATTTATTGTACCTGAATTTTGCGCATCCTGCAGTAAGTATTACAGCGTCTTTTGGAAGGGTTTCCGCCACTTCTGTAAAATAATTTCTCGATTTGTGGCGTCCATCGCATCCTGCCATTACAACAAACCGTTTAATTGCGCCTGTTTTGACAGCATCAACAATCTTATCAGCAAGAGCAAGTACCTGATGATGTGCAAACCCTCCTATAATTTCGCCTTTTTCTATTTCCACAGGCGGCTGACATTTTTTTGCCATATCAATAATCTCGGAAAAATCTTTCTGCCCGTTTTCTTCTCTGTCCGAAATGTGTTTTACGTTAGGGAAACCTACGTTGCCGGTTGTAAAAACTCTTTCTTTATAAGAATCTTTCGGAGGGACCAGACAGTTTGTTGTCATAAGTATAGGGCCATTAAACTGCTCAAACTCCACATTCTGTTTCCACCACGCATTTCCGTAATTGCCGACAAAATGTTTGTATTTCTTAAAAGCAGGATAGTAATTTGCAGGAAGCATCTCGCCATGGGTGTAGACATCAACTCCGGTGCCTTGTGTCTGGTCCAAAAGTTCCTGCATGTCTTTTAAGTCATGGCCGCTTATTAAAATACCGGGATTGTTCCTTACGCCTATATTTACCTTTGTAATTTCCGGATTGCCGTAAGTTTCAGTATTTGCTTTATCAAGAAGCGCCATTGTGTCAACTGCAACTTTACCGGCCTGAATAACAAAGTCAAACATTGTTTCCTGAGTAATATCCTCAGTTGTTGATTTAAGCGCATTCATAAAAAATCTGTATATGGAATCATCCTCATATCCAAGGACATACGCATGTTCGGCATATGCAGCAATGCCTTTCAATCCTATAATCAACAGTTCCCTAAGAGATCTGACATCCTCGTTTTCCGTTGCAAGGACAGAGGCCTCTATGCTCTTAGAAAGGAACTCTTCAGCTGTTGAACCAGCCCATGTTGCCGAGTCATGCATAATTTCTGTGAATTCTTCTCCGGTTTTTTCGCGGTAAGATTTAAGGAAGTGTTCTCTTGCATTATCTCTTAAATCAAGTGCTTCTCTTATAAGCTCTGCAAGCTTTTCATCGTCAAAAGTTACATTTGTTATAGTAGTAAAAAGGCCTTTTGCAACAAATCTTCCATGCTCCATGATATTATCACCAATCTCATCACTCTTAAGCCCCCAGATTGAAATACCTTTTAAAACATAAATTAAAACATCCATAAGATTGGCTGTTGTGTCATTTTTCCCGCACACTCCTCTTACTGTACAGCCCTGATTTTTTGCGGTTTCCTGACACTGATAACAAAACATACTCATATTTCTGCTCCTCTGTGATTTTTTTTAGATTGCATTATCGCTATTTCTATATATTTAATATGTCTATCCATTCTTCCTGCAGTATTTCTCCTTTTATTGATACAATTACTACTTTTACGGGAACCATTCTTATTGCTTCAGACATGGCCTTTTTCAAAATCTGAATCATGCCTCCACAGCACGGCACCTGCATTATAAGTACCGTAATTGTATTAACCTTTGCTTCATCAATCATTGTTTTCAATTTTTCAACATAGATTTCTCTGCCTCCGTCAAGTTTTGGGCATGCAATTGCAATTGATTTTCCTTTTAACCACTTGGTATGGAAATCCCCGAGAGTAAATGCAGTACAATCTGCAGCGAGAAGAAGATCCGCATTTTTGTAGTACTCTGCAGTCGGCATTGCAAGATGAAGCTGTACAGGCCAATGTGCAAGATATGAAGGGCATTCCGCAGATTCAAAAATTTTGTCTGGTTTCCGATCAATGCTTAAGCTGATACTGCCCGGGCATCCGGATAGCTTCACTCTCTGATGGCTGCGTACCGTATGTTTTTCTTCAGGCAGTTCTATCCGTTCTTTATCAAGGTAATGTACTGCCTGATTGTACAATTCGGTTTCTCCGTGGTCATTCAGATGTTTCAAATGTGCGCGTATTGTATTTGCACCGTGATGAACAATATTCTCCATAACCTTATCTTCGTTGTAAGGTTCAGCTGCTCTCTCTTCAATTGTAATAGCTCCTTCAGGGCAGTGTCCGAGGCATTCGCCAAGCCCGTCGCAAAAAATGTCACTTACAAGACGGGCCTTATTGTCTATTATTTGTATGGCATTTTCCGGGCAATGGGGAATACATAAGCCGCATCCTGTGCATTTCTCCTCGTCTATTTTGATGATTTCCCTTTTCACCCGATTTCCCTTTAACCAAAAATAAATTAGGATTTCTTTCTTTTCGATATTAAATTATATAAATAAGCAGTATGAATCCTTGATATGGATCAAGAAAATCAAATATAATTGAAAAACATGCAATCTTTTATGTGAATTCTATGGATACATTTAACATCATAAAACAAACACCGCTCTTTAAAGCCCTTTCTGAAGAGATGGCAGAATCTCTTGCAAATATTGCCCTTAAAAAAAGAGTATTAAGAAGAGAAATAATATTTTATGAAGGTGATCCCGGATATTCCATTTACGTGCTTATCAGCGGACAGGTGCAGCTGTATAAGACGAGACCCGGTGGTAAAGAAATTGTTGTAAAGATGATCAAAGAGAAGGAAATGTTCGGAGAAGTTATCCTTTTTGAAGAAAACAGTTATCCCGTAAGCGCAGTCGCTCTGTCAGACAGCTCTCTTCTTATGCTGCCAAAGCATCAGTTTTCCTGTCTTCTTGAGAAGCCGAGATTCCGTGAAGAATTTATTACCGTACTAATGCATAAAATGAGGTATCTTACAAATCAGATACAGTACCTTGCAAGTTATGATGTTGAGGAGAGGCTGTTCCGGTTTTTTAATGAACATTTCGGCAAAAAAGATAAATTCAAAATAGATATTTCCAAAAAAGATATTGCTTCAATCATAAACACAACTCCCGAAACTCTCTCCCGAGTCTTGCTGAGGTTAAAAAAAGAAAATAAGATTGACTGGGACGAAAGCACAATAACCATAAAAAAAGGCTGAAATCAGATTAAGCAGCCAACAGAGCAAATATATTATTCTTGCACCCCCCCGTTAAAGAAGATGCAGTAACCTCACTAAAATTAATGGCTTTAAAGCAGATATCCCGTACAGCTAAATTGAATACTGAATATAGAGTAGCGTGGCAACATAACAAAAAAACATCTGTATATATACTTCATGCAGGCGCAATTGAGATTAAATTTTCGGGGGGTGCAAGTTTTTAAATAAAAAACGTTGATTTTAAACAGATAATTTGATATTATTTATACAGAGAAAATAATTTTTCTATTATAAAATTACTATTGATGAATCCAGGAAAATTAAAATGACATTCAGAAAGTGGGTTAACAAGCTTAATGAAACATATATGAGCGGATATACATGGGACATTTATAATGATTCACTAATTAGTGATACATTAACCCGGGATCAAATACTGGCCATACAGTGGCAAAAGCTTACAGCCATTATTAATCATGTATATGAGAACGTACCTTTTTATCGCAGGCAATGGAAATCTCTCGGCATACACCCCAAAGACATTCATGATTTCACTGATTTCAGCAGTAAAATACCCATTGTCACCAAAGAGGATGTCAGAAATAATATTGAGCTGTTTTTTGCAGATAAAATTCGCCCCGGATTATACAAAGTTAATACATCAGGATCA
This window contains:
- the hcp gene encoding hydroxylamine reductase; amino-acid sequence: MFCYQCQETAKNQGCTVRGVCGKNDTTANLMDVLIYVLKGISIWGLKSDEIGDNIMEHGRFVAKGLFTTITNVTFDDEKLAELIREALDLRDNAREHFLKSYREKTGEEFTEIMHDSATWAGSTAEEFLSKSIEASVLATENEDVRSLRELLIIGLKGIAAYAEHAYVLGYEDDSIYRFFMNALKSTTEDITQETMFDFVIQAGKVAVDTMALLDKANTETYGNPEITKVNIGVRNNPGILISGHDLKDMQELLDQTQGTGVDVYTHGEMLPANYYPAFKKYKHFVGNYGNAWWKQNVEFEQFNGPILMTTNCLVPPKDSYKERVFTTGNVGFPNVKHISDREENGQKDFSEIIDMAKKCQPPVEIEKGEIIGGFAHHQVLALADKIVDAVKTGAIKRFVVMAGCDGRHKSRNYFTEVAETLPKDAVILTAGCAKFRYNKLNLGEIGGIPRVLDAGQCNDSYSLAVIALKLKEIFGMENVNDLPISFDIAWYEQKAVAVLLALLYLGFKGIRLGPTLPAFLSPAVVNVLVEKFDIKPVGDAASDVEAIMAGR
- a CDS encoding 4Fe-4S binding protein, with amino-acid sequence MKREIIKIDEEKCTGCGLCIPHCPENAIQIIDNKARLVSDIFCDGLGECLGHCPEGAITIEERAAEPYNEDKVMENIVHHGANTIRAHLKHLNDHGETELYNQAVHYLDKERIELPEEKHTVRSHQRVKLSGCPGSISLSIDRKPDKIFESAECPSYLAHWPVQLHLAMPTAEYYKNADLLLAADCTAFTLGDFHTKWLKGKSIAIACPKLDGGREIYVEKLKTMIDEAKVNTITVLIMQVPCCGGMIQILKKAMSEAIRMVPVKVVIVSIKGEILQEEWIDILNI
- a CDS encoding Crp/Fnr family transcriptional regulator, with the translated sequence MDTFNIIKQTPLFKALSEEMAESLANIALKKRVLRREIIFYEGDPGYSIYVLISGQVQLYKTRPGGKEIVVKMIKEKEMFGEVILFEENSYPVSAVALSDSSLLMLPKHQFSCLLEKPRFREEFITVLMHKMRYLTNQIQYLASYDVEERLFRFFNEHFGKKDKFKIDISKKDIASIINTTPETLSRVLLRLKKENKIDWDESTITIKKG